Proteins encoded by one window of Tunturibacter psychrotolerans:
- a CDS encoding glycosyltransferase family 2 protein — protein sequence MKFLFWMCLALTGYAYFGYAVLLWMCVYLRKQSIQKADYTPDVSIIIAARNEEANLPSKMANLRMLDYPKEQLEIVVASDGSTDRTAEILLEQPPPVVPILLEESAGKARALNAAVDRAKGEILVFLDARQFLEPNAISELASCFADPTVGAVSGELLLEDSGARSHEGLGIYWKIEKMVRKLESASGSVVGVTGAIYAIRRELYIAIPPGTILDDVFVPMNVARHGKRVVFEPAAIARDRFFNEKGKEFSRKVRTLTGNYQLLQLAPWLLSPSNPLLFRFVSHKLLRLLIPVFLPLMLVAAGILGGPFYGAIFWLQVLFYVAATCGSLIPSAKRFKPVGIACTFVMLNAAAALAFYNFAVGRKKVWL from the coding sequence GTGAAGTTTCTTTTCTGGATGTGCCTCGCGCTTACAGGCTATGCGTACTTTGGGTACGCCGTCCTGCTGTGGATGTGCGTATACCTTCGTAAGCAATCGATCCAGAAAGCAGACTACACTCCTGACGTTTCTATTATTATTGCGGCGCGCAACGAGGAAGCAAATCTGCCGTCGAAGATGGCAAACCTTCGTATGTTGGACTATCCAAAGGAGCAGTTAGAGATCGTGGTTGCCTCGGATGGATCGACCGATAGGACCGCAGAGATTCTTTTGGAACAGCCTCCGCCGGTTGTCCCTATTCTTCTTGAAGAGTCCGCCGGCAAGGCTCGTGCCTTGAATGCGGCTGTCGATCGCGCTAAGGGAGAGATTCTGGTTTTTCTGGATGCGCGGCAGTTTCTCGAACCGAATGCTATCTCGGAACTTGCGTCCTGTTTTGCAGATCCAACCGTGGGCGCAGTGAGCGGAGAGCTGTTACTTGAAGATTCTGGAGCGCGTTCGCACGAAGGGCTCGGCATCTACTGGAAGATCGAAAAGATGGTGCGGAAGCTTGAGTCTGCTTCGGGGTCAGTCGTTGGCGTGACCGGTGCAATCTACGCCATTCGCCGTGAGCTCTACATCGCGATTCCTCCGGGTACGATCCTGGATGATGTCTTTGTCCCAATGAATGTCGCGCGGCATGGAAAACGGGTTGTTTTTGAACCAGCAGCGATCGCGCGGGACCGATTCTTTAACGAAAAAGGGAAGGAGTTCTCGCGAAAAGTTCGCACCTTGACCGGAAACTACCAGTTGCTTCAACTCGCTCCGTGGCTGCTTTCGCCGTCAAATCCGCTTCTCTTTCGCTTTGTCAGTCACAAACTGCTTCGCCTGTTGATTCCAGTCTTTCTTCCGCTGATGCTGGTCGCGGCAGGTATCCTCGGAGGACCTTTTTACGGCGCAATCTTTTGGCTTCAGGTGCTATTCTACGTTGCAGCCACGTGCGGATCCTTGATTCCGTCCGCCAAAAGATTCAAGCCCGTTGGCATCGCCTGCACTTTTGTGATGCTCAATGCGGCTGCGGCACTCGCGTTCTATAACTTCGCTGTGGGGCGGAAAAAAGTATGGCTCTGA
- a CDS encoding O-antigen ligase family protein, with product MCIVSLTGRPLLGLYYMIPFLPYRTMRDHFLNYPLGGNMLTILVFAVIIGALLKGKSIPKSSLYTIWLVFGVYLYLSMWFGTALGNAPPPLWLGDVNFETWKDYMLIPLVFTAAGMVVEDRKAIRTVVLITAVSLLAIDRSCLLESMSRTWGSFDENKRDTGPLAYGSNQTAAFLAQFAMFFWGFVQFVQRKKLRLIFYGLVALTVFADLYTFSRGSYAALLVSIVVLGFLKDRKLIVIAAVFLFTWQAIVPTAVRERVEMTQNSNGKLEISAQERVNLWEAAEESILSSPVLGIGFATYQIGNHVDGLKDTHNWYVKVMVETGIIGMIIVLAMLQQVLAVAYRLFKRAEDPLYRGLGLGLFVGMCSCIVANFFGDRWTYLEITGILWILVAAAIRALQLAETEPATESAISEAVAANPFLAYR from the coding sequence ATGTGTATCGTCTCTTTGACGGGACGTCCCCTACTGGGTCTCTACTACATGATCCCTTTCTTGCCTTATCGCACGATGCGGGATCACTTTTTGAATTATCCGCTCGGCGGCAATATGCTGACCATTCTCGTATTTGCCGTCATTATCGGTGCCCTCCTTAAGGGAAAATCGATCCCCAAGTCGTCGCTCTACACCATATGGCTGGTGTTTGGTGTCTACCTTTATCTATCGATGTGGTTTGGCACGGCGCTCGGCAATGCGCCTCCGCCGCTCTGGCTCGGCGACGTCAACTTCGAGACGTGGAAAGACTACATGCTGATTCCTTTGGTCTTCACCGCGGCCGGCATGGTCGTCGAGGACAGGAAGGCAATACGGACGGTGGTCCTTATCACGGCGGTTTCCCTCTTAGCAATCGACAGAAGTTGTCTGCTCGAAAGTATGTCCAGAACCTGGGGCAGTTTCGACGAGAATAAAAGAGATACGGGCCCGCTCGCGTACGGTTCGAATCAGACAGCAGCCTTTCTCGCCCAGTTCGCCATGTTTTTCTGGGGTTTCGTACAGTTTGTCCAAAGAAAGAAACTCAGGCTGATCTTCTATGGGCTTGTGGCCCTAACAGTCTTTGCTGACTTGTACACCTTCTCTCGCGGATCGTATGCGGCTCTCCTTGTCAGCATCGTCGTTCTGGGATTCCTGAAGGACCGGAAACTTATCGTGATTGCTGCAGTCTTCCTCTTTACGTGGCAAGCTATTGTTCCAACCGCAGTTCGTGAGCGTGTCGAAATGACGCAAAACTCCAATGGAAAGCTGGAGATTTCGGCACAGGAACGAGTCAACTTGTGGGAGGCAGCAGAGGAATCCATTCTCAGCAGTCCCGTCCTAGGAATTGGCTTCGCCACCTATCAGATAGGGAATCACGTGGATGGGCTGAAAGATACCCATAACTGGTACGTCAAAGTGATGGTGGAGACAGGAATCATCGGAATGATCATCGTGCTTGCGATGCTGCAGCAGGTGCTTGCAGTAGCATACCGCCTCTTTAAGCGAGCAGAGGATCCGCTCTATCGCGGGCTTGGATTGGGATTGTTTGTCGGCATGTGTTCCTGTATTGTCGCGAATTTCTTTGGCGATCGATGGACCTATCTCGAGATTACGGGCATACTTTGGATTCTTGTGGCAGCTGCGATTCGCGCACTTCAATTGGCCGAGACCGAACCCGCGACGGAATCAGCTATCTCCGAAGCCGTCGCAGCTAACCCGTTCCTGGCGTACCGATAA